ttTATAATAGCCTATAGATCAAATTCAATACAACAGGGTTTCTGACAGCCAAATGCCAATCTAGAAAGACATGAACACTGGAGCACACAATCTTGGGCATCATAGAAACCTCCCTGTTGGGCTCCCATATAAAAAACATTAATTCAGTGGTAAATCAATGACCAGGCAGCAGAGgcagaggctgaggctggggaaTAGGGCTGAGGCTGTGAAATAAGGCTGAGGCTGGAAAATAGGGCTGGGAATAAGACTGGGGTTGGGGAATGAGGCTGGGGAATAAGGCTGGGGTTGGGGAATAAGGCTGGGGTTGGGGAATGAGGCTGGGGAATAAGACTGGGGTTGGGGAATGAGGCTGGGGAATAAGGCTGGGGTTGGGGAATGAGGCTGGAGAATAAGCCTGGGATTAGGGAATGAGGCGGGGGAATAAGGCTGGGGTTGGGGAATGAGGCTGGGGAATAAGGCTGGGGTTGGGGAATAAGGCTGGGGAATAAGGCTGGGGTTGGGGAATGAGGCTGGGGAATAAGGCTGGGGTTGGGGAATGAGGCTGGGGAATAAGCCTGGGGTTGGGGGATGAAGCTGGGGAATAAGCCTGGGGTTGGGGAATTAGGCTGGGGTTGGGGAATGAGGCTTGGGAATAAGCCTGGGGTTGGGGTATGAGGCTGGGGAATATGCCTGGGGTTGGGGAATGAAGCTGGGGAATAAGGCTAGCATTGGGGAATAAGGCTGGGGAATAAGGCTGGGGTTGGGGaatgaggctggggttggggaaTGAGGCTTGGGAATAAGCCTGGCATTGGGGAATAAGGCTGGGGAATAAGGCTGGGGTTGGGGAATAAGGCTGGGGAATAAGGCTGGGGTTGGGGaatgaggctggggttggggaaTGAGGCTCAGGAATAAGGCTGGGGTTGGGGAATGAGGCTGGGGAATAAGGCTGGGGTTGGGGAATGAGGCTGGGGAATAAGCCTTGGGTTAGGGAATGAGGCGGGGGAATAAGGCTGGGGTTGGGGAATGAGGCTGAGGAATAAGGCTGGGGTTGGGGAATGAGGCTGGGGAATAAGGCTGGGGTTGGGGAATGAGGCTGAGGAATAAGGCTGGGGTTGGGGAATGAGGCTGGGGAATAAGCCTTGGGTTGGGGAATGAGACTGGGGAATGAGGCTGGTGTTGGGGAATGAGGCTGGGGAATAAGCCTGGGGTTGGGGAATGAGGCTGGGGAATAAGCCTGGGGTTGGGGGATGAAGCTGGGGAATAAGCCTGGGGTTGGGGaatgaggctggggttggggaaTGAGGCTTGGGAATAAGGCTGGGCTTGGGGAATGAGGCTGGGGAATAAGCCTGGGGTTGGGGTATGAGGCTGGGGAATATGCCTGGGGTTGGGGAATGAAGCTGGGGAATAAGGCTGGCATTGGGGAATGAGGCTGGGGAATAAGGCTGGGGAATAAGGCTAGGGTTGGGGAATGAGGCTGGGGAATAAGGCTGGGGTTGGGGAATGAGGCTGGGGAATAAGGCTGGGGTTGGGGAATAAGGCTGGGGAATAAGGCTGGGGTTGGGGAATGAGGCTGGGGAATAAGGCTAGGGTTGGGGaatgaggctggggttggggaaTGAGGCTGGGGAATGAGGCTGGGGAATAAGGCTGGGGTTGGGGAATAAGGCTGGGGAATAAGGCTAGGGTTGTGGaatgaggctggggttggggaaTGAGGCTGAGGCATAAGGCTGGGGAATAGGGCTGGGGTTGGGGAATGAGGCTGGGGAATAAGGCTGGGGAATAGGGCTGAGGAATGAGGCTGGGGAATAAGGCTGGGGAATAGGGCTGGGGTTGGGGCGAGAGCCGCTCTAGTTGCAGGGCTGAGTCGGTTTAGCAGAGGTTGGGCTGCTAGCGGGTGCTAATCTCCACCGTCGGAGAAGGACTGGGATTTGGCCAGGATTCCACTAGAGCAGAGCTGAGAGAGCCAGGCTGTCTCTGCACCCCAGCGCTCAGCCAACAGAGCTagggggaggaggatgggggagagggggaggggaggttaaCAGAGTATAAtttgaggacagaggagccttttGGGGACTGGGAGAAGGGAGGGGGCTGGctgctctacctctcccctccttcaGCACCATCTATCCCCCCATCCCCAGGCCTCACCTGCAGGTTAACAATAGCCCGGGGCTGTAAGAGCCCGACAGGCCgccatggcacacacacacacacacacacagccagcagCTTAGCTTCTGCCTGGCTGAGCAGcacgggaacacacacacacacacacacacagcgtgttGTGTTCACTCGCTCTCTCTGCGAACTAAAACACCACCGCAGTGGACGGCAGCTCCACGGGCTCATAGCGTGGGCGGGGGTGAGGGAGGCGGGAGGATTGccggaagggagggagggagacagaggggaggcaaGGCAACGGCCAACAGTAATTATACTGGAGCTTGTGGAGACGGGGCTTGCAGGGCAGGGAGGCTGATACAGAGCTGAGAGCTTCGTACTTCCAACTCCACTGCTCTCTATGGACCACCATCTCCTTTAGATCTGCCCAGTGAAACCTGACTGGCTGAAATCTTAGAAATACCCATCCTATCAGTCTTCCTTCCTTGTGGTTCCAACTGCTAAAACATCAGATGAAAGTTATCATCAAATCCCAAATCTAGATTTTCAATCAGGTGTGTTTTTCCTGGGTTGGAACAAAAGCCAACACATACAGCTTCGCTGTACGAACCAGGAAAGGAGATGATTTTAATGACTTTAAAAGGGTTAGGTATGTATGTGTTCTAGGAGATTACCTGCAGTGCCCGCTGCTCTCTACTCAGCTTGCTGGAGTCGGCGTACAGCTCGGTAGTGACACACTTGATGCGGTCACCAACGTAACCAGAGGAGTTAGCGATGCGCTTGGCCAGGCTGGACCTCCTGGCCCTGGGGCAGCCTTGGTCGTCGTACTCCTCACCCTCGTGGGACTCTGTGTCCGTGTGCATGTCCTTGTCCAGGTCCGAGTAGTGGTCCATGGTCCTTTCATTCCTAAACCCAGATTCGTTCAAGGTGCGTTCCCTAGGAGAGTGGTCTGCGGAGGTGCAGTCCTCGCAAGAGCGGACCCTACATGTAAGATCCACACGTGTACGGTCCCAAGAACTGCGGTCCTTAAAAGTACAGTCCTCATGCGTATGGTCCCAGAAACTGCGGTCCCCAGAACTACGGTCCACAGAGGTGGGGTCCTCAAAAGTACAGTCCCTGCTCTTAAGGCCCTCTAAAGATTGGTCTCTACGGTTCCAAGAGGTGCGGTCTCCAGAAGTCCTTGCACAGCGAAGGGTCTGCTCCTCTGGCAGGTCAGAGATGGGGCTGCTCTCTGCAGGGCTGGGGCTGTCCTCCTCATGTCTGGGGAaagggcagggggagagggaggggggctcaggacggagggaggaagggtggaagCCCAGCCACAGCTGGCTGCGTTGCTGCTGCTCTGCCTGCCTGtgggcctggcctggcctgagtTCAACAGCCTGGCCGGTACGGAGCATGTGCTGgagctctgcctctctcccctcgTTTCTCCCGATACTCCCACTACCCACAGGTTTGGAAGGGTCTCCTCTCTTAGCGCATGGAGAGACAGCTTTGGTCAGGGGTGAGTCGCTGTCCCCATCGTCTTGGATTAAGTCGATACAGACTATCTCCTCTCTAGCTCCCGTCAGGGGCTTGTGGTTGAGGCTCTTTGAGCCCAGGCCTGTGGACCTGTcggtctctctgtcccccctgcgGGTGTGTTTAGTGTCTGGGGCCTGGGTCTTGTAGGCCGGGGCAGAGTCCTCGTGGTGCTGCCAAATCTTCTCCTTGGGCCTGGACCGGGGCTCCTGCAGGCGCTCGCTGGTCTTGAGGTCCAGGCCTGTGTGGGGTGAGGACATGAGGGGGTGGACCATCTCCTGGGAGTCATGGAAGGTCAGGTAGTCTCCGTGGCTGGGGGGGATGCCGTACGGGAGGCCGTGCTTGGGGGGCAGGCGGGGTGGGTACAGGCTGCTGCTACCCAGCAGAACAGGGTGGGGGTACACTGGGCCTTTGCCTGGCATGGGCATGTGGGGTAGGGATATGCTCTCCCGGACCGAGTAGGGCAGGTATCTATTAGCGTAGGCTAGGCTAGGGGGCAGATAGCCGTCACTCTGGGGGAGATAGAGTTGGCTAGGGGGGTGGCCGGACGGATGGCTGTTGTCTAAGTGGGGCGGCTGCTGGGGTTTGAAGGGCATCTCCTGAGCCTCTGGTTTCTTGAGGGGTTTCAATGGCTTCCCAGAAGAGGGATGGCTGCCCACTCTCTTGGAAGAAGGGGCTGTCTCAGAGTAGTTGGGGGAGGATCTTGGCCAATCACCGTTGACCTTGGGAGAGGCGGAGGCAGAGGACGGTCGGCTCCCAGAAGGGGCTACCACAGCTGGGGCATGGCTGGGGGCGACAGCCCCATCAACCTCACCTATCCTGGGACAGGAAGAGCTTCGCTGCTGCTGTGAAGACAAGTTCTCCAGGTTTTTATGTTTGATAACGCGGGGGTCTTTGTTGTGGTTGGCGTCTGAGCTGGAGCTGTCGTGGACCGGGGTCGGGCTGGGCACCACCCAGGAGGAGCGTAAAGTGCTAATGATCTCAGGCCTCTCAGAGGTTTTGGAGGAAGCCCCTGACGGGGAGAGGGTCTCTTTGAGGAGCTCCCGGCTGGGGGGTAAGCCGTATCGAGCCGCGGGCGAGTAGCCCAGCTTAGCCAAGACCTCTAGTTTTGGGGGGAATATGTTTGGGGAGCCTTCCAACTCCAGGATTTTGGCTGACAGATCCAGAGGCTTGTCCGCAGGGTCTTTGGCAGGAGCCTGTAGTACTGCTGGTCTATCAGAGGACAAAGTCTTTAAAGGGGACTGGCTCTGCTTCCTTTCCCCATTCCTCTCCACATTCCTGTGCTCTGAGCTGCTGCCCTGCTCTTTGGCTTTGTGGGTGTTGCTGCCGGACCGCACCGGGGAGCGGTGCTCAGAGGCCATGCTGCTCATGTAGAAAGGATGGGACACCGACGGGGaggaagaggtggtggtggtggaggagcagGGGGGGCTTCGGAACAGTGACTTCTGGATGTCCAAAGTGCTGTTGtctatgagaggagaggggggagggactgAGGTCTGGGGAGGGTGGGGGGCTGTGCGGGGGGACTGCATTATAAGTGCTTGGGTGGAGTCCACTGGTAGGCTGCTGCTAATGCCAGTCCCagcactactactgctactactggtaaTACTGCTACTGTTGTGAATGCTGCTGCTGCCAGAGCTCTTACTAGAGGAAGTCCGGCTGAgcttactactgctgctgttgttgtgctgccTGTCACTATGGGACTGGGGTTGGGACTGGGGCTGCCTGTCTCTACTGTGTGATTGGTGATGGGGTTGGGACTGGGACTGCCTGTCACTATGGGACTGGGGTTGGGACTGGGGCTGCCTGTCACTATGTGACTGGTGATGGGGTTGGGACTGGGGCTGCCTGTCACTATGTGACTGGTGATGGGGTTGGGACTGGGGCTGCCTGTCACTATGTGACTGGTGATGGGGTTGGGACTGGGGCTGCCTGTCACTATGTGACTGGTGATGGGGTTGGGACTGGGGCTGCCTGTCACTATGTGACTGGTGATGGGGTTGGGACTGCTGGTGGGCTTGGTGCTGCTGGTGAAGCTGGGACCCATAGGGGGAGGCCTCATGGTGAATCCGGGGCCCCAGGCCCTGCATCGGTgagagggtgttggggaccaccGTGGCCATGGGGATCCTCATAGGAGGGgccagaggggaggagatgggggccGGGGGATACGGGGGCATGTAGAAGAGGCGCTCTGCCCCAGCAGCGCTACCCCCCGCCCCTCCACACAGGGACTGATAGGCCAGGTGCTGGGGCAGGTAGGGTGAGGGCTGGGACAGGAACGAGGCCTTGTACATGTTGAGGGCAGCGTATTTGGAGGAGTCCAGGAAGGGGTACAGTCCGGGGTCCGCGTACGGGTTTACTGCCCAGGGCAGTCGCAGGAAGCCGTTGCTGCCGTTGAGGCCCAGCTCAGAGGGTTTATCTCCAGGCCCCACACGCCGCTCCATTCCCaggccctcccctcctccaccaggCCTCTGCAACCCAGGGGGAGAGCTCTTATACAGACCCACATAACCGTTACCAGGCTTCCTGCCGTCCAAGGTCAACCCTTCAGGTTTGTAGACTAGGTCGTAGCCCAGGGGCAATGAGGAGACCCCCTCCCTGGCTTTTTCGGAGGCGGACAAGGTGCGGATGCCCGGGTAGACCATCCCTCCGTGGACGCAGAGGCTCTCCCTCATCAGGCTGCTACGGTCCATGCCCAGGGCAGCTAGCGGGTTCATTCTGCAAGCAGCACTCGCATCCACCTGCAACAAGACAACACACAGCGccaaagagagggatgagagactgAGCCTTATAGCACTAAAGGGATGATATTCTCATTTATACACGTTTATGGTTTCTCAGCATACTGTGGAGTCCTACTAGACAAGCTCTTGTGATATTACATTAGAGAATATTAAAGTGAATTAACTCACTTTTGGAAATATAATAAGTTGAATTTCCCCTCAATAAAAATAGATCCACTATCAACTTTTAAAGCTGTAGTAAGACCCTCTTAAACAGTTAACACAAATCAAGAGACCACTAGCCGGAGACGTGGGTATATTTTGTAGAATTTCCATCAGGAGCACATTAGTAATAAATCTCCATTAATCAAGCACGGGGGGATTCATTTAACAGAGAGCTCCATTTTAAAATGCCCTGTCTCCATACTGTAACCACAACACTTAAGAACACGTCTCCGGACCCACTCTACAACAAGGGAAAGTCAAGGTCATTGGAGAGACGCCACACAAGCAGCAGAATATGGAGCCTTGCTTtgcaaatggcaccttattccctatttagAGAACtactctggtctaaagcagtgcactatatagggaatagggtgccatttggattgAATCCTTGCTCTATCTGGCTCTTGTAAGAGGGAAGCGCTAGCTGCAGCTGATTCCTAACAGGGGAAGAGAAGCCTTTGAGGCAGCCAGGCAAACGACATGTATCAGTCTGATCCATCATCACTAGCAGGGGGATTCATGTCTACCTGGATTGCTGATGTACCGCTACAGTAGACCAGCCCTCTGTTCTACTCCCACAGACCAAACCATACCTGGGTTCAAACAGTATTGTTTTTTATTCAAATACTTCAGCTGCACTTGATTGAGCCTGCCTGGCGCAATGGCACCAATGAAATCGTCCCAAAAGTGCACATTTTCACCCAACTCGTACTGCAaggcaggctcaatcaaacactcaaagtatttgaGAGATAGCAAAATACTATTTGGACAGAGCGAGTCCATGACAGAGTAGAGTACTGATGCCAGGAAGTGGATTAATTGGGTTTCCTGCCTGCCTGATTCATCTCCTATTGGATCAACTGCAGGACCCATTTAGAAATGATAGCAGGCAGCCCAGTGGAGGAGTAGCTACACCACAGTAATCCTACATCCAAATGAAAACCAAAGCCCTTGTGGAGGGCTCTTCCAGGTCTGCCATTCACTACATTACAGAGAGGGCTTCATATCGTAGCTTACCATGCTTTGTGTGATGTGGTGGTTCCTGGATGGTTAGATCCACATGGGTAGTCTGCCTCCCACCATCCCTCACTGGTACAATCCTGTCACGACAAAGACAGAATGAATGTGTGTtgccatcaatcaatcaatcaaatttataaagccctttttacatcagcagacgACACAAaatgcttatacagaaacccagcctaaaaccccaaagagcaagcaatgcagaaaagcagtggctaggaaaaaagtgcttagaaaggcaggaacctagagaGCGCGCGACAAAGAGCGCAAGATAGAGTCAAAACAGCAGGTGACAAGGTAGCACGTCGGGTGAACTGGTCAGGGTTCCTCTTAGAAAGAAAATATACAACTATCGGAACTAGGACTACAAATAATTgatgttggcacaagatggagaGAGTTGGAGCATAACTAACTAAATGATGTTGGTATGTGTATTGTTAAGAAAATAAAATCTTTGAACAAAAAaagaaacccatcctaaaacccAGAAGACCAAGCAATACAGAAgaacagtggctaggaaaacctcACTAGAAAGACAGGAACcaaggaagaaaccgagagagagaggaagaaaccgagagagagagaggaagaaaccgagagagagagagagagagagagagagagagagagaggaagaaaccgtgagagagagagagagagagagagaggaagaaaccgagagagagagagagagagagagagagagaggaagaaaccgagagagagagaggaagaaaccgagagagagagagagaggaagaaaccgagagagagagagagagagagaggaagaaaccgagagagagagcgagagagagagagcgagagagagagagcgagagagagagaggaagaaaccgagagagagagaggaagaaaccgagagagagagagagaggaagaaactgagagagagagaggaagaaaccgagagagagaggaagaaaccgagagagagagaggaagaaaccgagagagagaggaagaaaccgagagagagagagagaggaagaaaccgagagagagagagaggaagaaaccgagagagagagagagagagagagagagagagagaggaagaaaccgagagagagagagagagaaaccgagagagagaaagagagagagaggaagaaaccgagagagagagagagagagaggaagaaaccgagagagagagaggaagaaaccgagagagagaggaagaaaccgagagagagaggaagaaaccaagagagagagagagtgagagagagagagagagagatagagagagagatagagagagagaggaagaaaccgagagagagagagagagagtgagagagaggaagaaaccgagagagagagagagagagagagagagagagagagagcgagaggaagaaaccgagagagagagagagagagagagagagagagagagagagagaggaagaaaccgagagactTTTTTTTGACTTTTGGTCTTTCTTTATTGAAACATTCTCAATTCATTTAaaactcaccccccccccacctcccctaaaataaaaaataaaaatatatcctcTACCACATGATACAAATCACCATACACAAAAACCCTCTCCTACAACCGTATAtccaaaacatcttccccagcaatacagacagcccccccaacacaccatatctcctcaaacatctccacacatttgatcattttatagaactcaaactcaaccctaaggcgcgcagagaccatcccattaaacaGTAGTAAAGGGTCTGTTATACCCCCACCTTTaaccctgttcctccttgttagccaaatagctaactttgcctgagcaaacagaaaattcaacaaaacacatttttctttctccttactcgaatacctgtatcccattataaacatcccaacagcaaaaaccacccccaacctgtcacacagacattccaacagagacattaatggcattaacctggtgcacacagaaaacacatgaattacAGTTTCTTTCATTTGACAGAAAGGACACCCCTGCCCAATTCCCGGATCAAcccgtgccaaccagctgttagtggccagggctccatgaagaaccctccactggaggtcccctgacctctttggtactgggggtttgtagagcGCCCTCCATCGaaaacccaccatactctccgccccacataccccctgccactgatgtgccttcactcctgttaggcttctaatgctcctaaccttaacgcagaggttgtagagggctttacctcccaccccctcaaactcccccaggctcggagtgttaaaatctaacaagtcctccagacccccttgccagtctccagtctctgccgtcacctgcagtggcgggaacattggtggcccctctccctttggcctctcaaacaccccccttaccggctcagacagtgcctcctggacctcctccaggaatctttccagcagcctaagagacgTTACTCCTGTTTGTTGCGCCAAGACCTCCAgggttttccacccctcctctcccagcagtctcaggtcacccagcctttgtaaacctcctgccatcagttgcctctgcagggtggccgactgaaccgatctcaaagggatggctgggttgtggaagataggctcctcccacacccactgcccaggctccacacccccttctcgtgtgggccttagcagctgccaggccctcagcaccGCAGAGTAAAACtctgagagacctgctgtactcagcctctccagcttcatgaggaacagctgccggtccaaccctaatccgccagctctcctcagcagcgcgcatgctggttccctccagccaacatcagtgtggtacagcagtctctgcaccgcctttagtcggaaagcagccatcctgctctccagttccaccaagccctgtcctccttcgtggACGGTCATGTACAAAACTGCTGCCTTCAGCCAGTGATGTCCCGACCAAAAGAAGTCCACCAGCTTGCGTTGCAGGTCTGCAAGCAGACCGGCGGGGGGgttgaggacagccagtttatgccacaaggaagatgccaccaggttgttgattatcagcaccctccctctatatgacacttgggacaggagccacctccacctggccagtcttggcaccactgcctgtgacagcccctcccagttcttGCTGACCCACCTCtcagagcccaggtacacccccaacactttaagcccttcacaaccccactgcaaaccccctggaagcagaggaggagccctatccccccatgccccacataacagagctttgctctTGCCCCAGTTTACCTTAGCTGATGAAGCTCCCTCGTACACCTTCAGACTGGTCTCTAGTTCCTGCATATCTTGCCcatccctgaccatcacagaaacaTCATCTGCATATGCTGAGACTGCTATTCCTGTCACCACATCCATGCCTATCCAGCACACTCCCCGCAGTCTCCTGCGTAGCAGTCCTAAAAAAGGCTCAATGGCTAGTGTGTACAGCTGCCcagatagagggcatccttgtctaataccccgtctcacccagactggcctactgagcccccctcccaccttaaccatacatgacgccccagcatacaacagcttcacacaggtcacaaaactcttcccaaacccaaacacagacataacattaaacagatactcatgatccactctatcaaaagccttctcttgatctaaagagaccagtccaaagttcacattagaacctctcGACAAATCCAACATGTCCCTAATCAAGAACAAGTTGTCCGTGATTGAGCGTCCCGGTACACAATATGTCTGGTCCTTGTGTATTATAGAGTCCAgatgggacttcagtctgttagagaggaccttggcaaaaatcttgtagtccgcacagagtaatgccacaggcctccagttcttaagttcacacaagtcccctttTTTGGGCAGGAGAGTCAGAACCGCCCGACGGCAGCTCATCGGCAACTCTCCTACCCTGACGCATTCACGCAACACGCAAAATAAATCCTGTCCAATTGTTCCCCAGAATTTTTTGTAAAATTCCACTGGAAGTCCATCGACCCCAGGTGCACGACCGGGGGACATCTGGGTTACTGCCTCTGCCAGTTCATGTGACAACAGAGgaatgtccatttcatccctctgtgcccgagagagcttagggagtcctgcgaacaagacctgagcacacataggatcacacatttctgccctatacaattcagtataaaactccacagtccgctcccgcatctcccccaccacagaggtcacccgcccatcagacagccgtagacaatgcatacccttggattcactgctctgtctttccaaaccaaagaagaaggagctgggagcatccatctccttgagcatggagaacctagctcttacaagtgctccctttgctttaacctggaaaaaactgcccaggtccctacgtaattcggctaagttagcctggag
This is a stretch of genomic DNA from Oncorhynchus mykiss isolate Arlee chromosome 7, USDA_OmykA_1.1, whole genome shotgun sequence. It encodes these proteins:
- the LOC118965242 gene encoding BCL-6 corepressor-like isoform X1, whose amino-acid sequence is MVDASAACRMNPLAALGMDRSSLMRESLCVHGGMVYPGIRTLSASEKAREGVSSLPLGYDLVYKPEGLTLDGRKPGNGYVGLYKSSPPGLQRPGGGGEGLGMERRVGPGDKPSELGLNGSNGFLRLPWAVNPYADPGLYPFLDSSKYAALNMYKASFLSQPSPYLPQHLAYQSLCGGAGGSAAGAERLFYMPPYPPAPISSPLAPPMRIPMATVVPNTLSPMQGLGPRIHHEASPYGSQLHQQHQAHQQSQPHHQSHSDRQPQSQPHHQSHSDRQPQSQPHHQSHSDRQPQSQPHHQSHSDRQPQSQPHHQSHSDRQPQSQPQSHSDRQSQSQPHHQSHSRDRQPQSQPQSHSDRQHNNSSSSKLSRTSSSKSSGSSSIHNSSSITSSSSSSAGTGISSSLPVDSTQALIMQSPRTAPHPPQTSVPPPSPLIDNSTLDIQKSLFRSPPCSSTTTTSSSPSVSHPFYMSSMASEHRSPVRSGSNTHKAKEQGSSSEHRNVERNGERKQSQSPLKTLSSDRPAVLQAPAKDPADKPLDLSAKILELEGSPNIFPPKLEVLAKLGYSPAARYGLPPSRELLKETLSPSGASSKTSERPEIISTLRSSWVVPSPTPVHDSSSSDANHNKDPRVIKHKNLENLSSQQQRSSSCPRIGEVDGAVAPSHAPAVVAPSGSRPSSASASPKVNGDWPRSSPNYSETAPSSKRVGSHPSSGKPLKPLKKPEAQEMPFKPQQPPHLDNSHPSGHPPSQLYLPQSDGYLPPSLAYANRYLPYSVRESISLPHMPMPGKGPVYPHPVLLGSSSLYPPRLPPKHGLPYGIPPSHGDYLTFHDSQEMVHPLMSSPHTGLDLKTSERLQEPRSRPKEKIWQHHEDSAPAYKTQAPDTKHTRRGDRETDRSTGLGSKSLNHKPLTGAREEIVCIDLIQDDGDSDSPLTKAVSPCAKRGDPSKPVGSGSIGRNEGREAELQHMLRTGQAVELRPGQAHRQAEQQQRSQLWLGFHPSSLRPEPPSLSPCPFPRHEEDSPSPAESSPISDLPEEQTLRCARTSGDRTSWNRRDQSLEGLKSRDCTFEDPTSVDRSSGDRSFWDHTHEDCTFKDRSSWDRTRVDLTCRVRSCEDCTSADHSPRERTLNESGFRNERTMDHYSDLDKDMHTDTESHEGEEYDDQGCPRARRSSLAKRIANSSGYVGDRIKCVTTELYADSSKLSREQRALQMEGLTQEDSKLSQPAAYCERAMLRFSELELKEKEGGGAAVDLADSQRERREGDGDGGEDRARCQGPARTGPGASALTDEAEKDGVQLTCPNNRVPVLQRCPHTEGLPPREKEQAGPDLEERKRGMMLEKEERVCVLPRERSASLPTAPVERLAQKDANPGIMPTMPASMPTAVPGRKHAYALEPCQPLQADSQGKEREENEREEEKEETMDVPSKRARLTNGPTEPVPEELKNLKVCIELTGLRLSKPRLAQELSQWQAATQRSTEVNGSMAMTTILPNGCPEVGFTDMKVASQEDRSLKRRSEVNGHAWCHETFGHGDIERVVLPSVPLTPAHRDRLYRTPSTTPVRKPPLQTTTPALTPFHSLAPAHPHITLTPSPPRLSDKRQRLKEHRRTSALGLGPPHPGPHPDHDPNPTGDLVAPRLRRHGDQDKPKGKRQCKTKHTSQRERERERLGLGNEELREERERERLGNEELREERENKQVKEKRCSEKRRRSSSLSDYSHSSPAPPLTPPPQLSPLPSPTETQDRTPTPSNPPVHTSTPASRPMPPEARRLIVNKNAGETLLQRASRLGYEDVVLYCLENGVCDVNHRDNAGYCALHEACARGWLAITQHLLEHGADVNCSAQEGTRPLHDAVENDHLEVVRLLLSYGADPTLATYSGRSLLRMTHSHGMEGFLSDYFSDLKGREDTDEGIYWEFYGSAVCGEYTHTHTHTHTHTHTHTHTHTHTHTQRERKEQQEEDRDPQVNLCGSLLGGDQH